The Kineothrix sp. IPX-CK genomic interval GTGCTGCCGACTTTCTTATTCTATTTCCTTTGCAGTAAGAAAATGCTGAGTGGAATGACCGCCGGGGCAGTGAAAGGGTAAAGATTCAACAAATGAAAATGATTGAGGAGACAATGAAGATGCACAAATTATATTATCAATTTCCTGAAACATGGTTTGGGGATTGCATGCCGTTCGGATACGGCGATAAGTTCTATCTGTATCATCAAAGAGATACGAGAAAGCCCGGTCCTTTCGGCGAACCCTTCGGCTGGGATCTTGCGACGACCTCAGATTTTGTAACTTATGAGGATATGGGCGTTGCAGTTCCGAGAGGGACGGACGGGGAACAAGACCAGTTTATTTTTGCCGGAAGCGTATTTGAGGCGGAGGGAAAATACCATATTTTCTATACAGGCTATAACAGGGATTACCCGAAGCTTGGAAAAGCATCACAGGTGCTCATGCACGCCTACAGCGACGATTTGCTGCACTGGACGAAATCCAGGGAAGAGCTGACCTTCTGCCCTCAGGAAGGGTATGACCCGGACGACTGGAGAGACCCGTGGGTGATATGGAATGAAGAAAAAGAAGAATATCTGTTGATTCTGGGTGCCAGAAAGACAGGGCCCAAGACGAGGCAGACGGGAAGAACTGTCAAATTCACCTCCAAGGACTTGAAAAACTGGAAGTTCGAGGGTGATTTCTGGGCGCCGGAACTTTATACCATGCACGAAATGCCTGACCTGTTTAAAATGGGAGATTGGTGGTATCACATCGTTACGGAGTACAGCGACAGAAGCAAGATGATTTATCGTATGAGCAAGAGTCTGGAAGGTCCGTGGCTGGCGCCGGAGGATGATGCTTTTGACGGTCGTGCATATT includes:
- a CDS encoding glycosyl hydrolase family 32, with translation MHKLYYQFPETWFGDCMPFGYGDKFYLYHQRDTRKPGPFGEPFGWDLATTSDFVTYEDMGVAVPRGTDGEQDQFIFAGSVFEAEGKYHIFYTGYNRDYPKLGKASQVLMHAYSDDLLHWTKSREELTFCPQEGYDPDDWRDPWVIWNEEKEEYLLILGARKTGPKTRQTGRTVKFTSKDLKNWKFEGDFWAPELYTMHEMPDLFKMGDWWYHIVTEYSDRSKMIYRMSKSLEGPWLAPEDDAFDGRAYYAGRTFCLNGQRILFGWVPTKEDCDDNKNFQWAGTFVAHEVYQREDGTLGVKIPDTVWNAFRDEKAAKDFEINTPGVRTETVVFRNTGDIFKWEADIEFAAGTRSFGVRFYENEENAESYQFIFQIPENRYVFEKCPNWPWPANQNIGLERPIELEAHRSYYLQMIVDDTIATLYVDGVALNTRIYSKMGEALSLFATEGKLTVKNCRLTAGLKNE